Proteins from a genomic interval of Methanoplanus endosymbiosus:
- a CDS encoding KdsC family phosphatase → MDLNSIPEKKGRVDQSRKCFLDNNKIMMVITDVDGVLTDGSMYYSENGELLKCFSTRDGMGFELLRMNNIIPVIITKENSRIVLSRAAKISVEEVHVGITDKLLKGLEIMNKYDIKAQNVAFIGDDINDLSLLEVVGFPCCPDDAEDLVKNKVKYICERKGGHGAFRELVNMIIWSNESKN, encoded by the coding sequence ATGGATTTGAACAGTATTCCTGAAAAAAAAGGAAGAGTAGATCAATCAAGAAAATGTTTTTTGGATAATAATAAAATTATGATGGTAATTACAGATGTAGATGGTGTTCTTACTGATGGATCCATGTATTATTCCGAAAACGGTGAACTTTTGAAGTGTTTCAGTACAAGAGACGGAATGGGCTTTGAACTACTGAGAATGAATAATATAATTCCAGTTATTATTACCAAAGAGAACAGTAGGATTGTTCTGAGCCGAGCCGCAAAAATCAGTGTTGAAGAAGTTCATGTTGGCATAACAGACAAACTATTAAAAGGACTCGAAATTATGAACAAATATGACATCAAGGCCCAAAATGTAGCATTTATTGGGGATGACATCAATGATCTTTCATTACTTGAAGTTGTTGGATTTCCATGCTGCCCCGATGATGCTGAAGACCTTGTTAAAAACAAGGTCAAATATATTTGTGAACGCAAAGGCGGGCATGGAGCGTTCAGAGAATTAGTAAATATGATTATCTGGTCAAATGAAAGCAAAAACTGA
- a CDS encoding cytidylyltransferase domain-containing protein, whose product MNDSKQFTKENIPVFITARVGSTRLPGKHLLPICGKPIIEQMITRVKNSHKSKLFVICTTVLPEDDVFEEIARRCSIKIFRGHPTDILQRWLDTADHFKADSFISAEADDVFCDPEYIDLIVHELQTSEYDYITCKGLPFGVTPTGIRVSALRKICEIKDVDDTQGQERFFTKTGLFNVKNIQVKNVELNQPDLRMTLDYQEDYEFFSTVFDHLYTEGGFFSLREILRLLKAHPEIVLINEKMQEKYSQRYNNLYGSVKLKDK is encoded by the coding sequence ATGAACGATTCAAAACAATTTACCAAAGAGAATATTCCTGTATTCATCACTGCCCGTGTCGGTTCAACACGCCTGCCTGGAAAACATCTGTTGCCTATATGTGGTAAACCAATTATTGAACAGATGATAACAAGGGTAAAAAATTCGCATAAATCAAAATTATTTGTAATTTGTACCACTGTACTTCCGGAGGATGATGTTTTCGAGGAAATTGCTCGTCGCTGTAGCATCAAAATTTTTAGAGGTCACCCTACTGATATACTTCAAAGGTGGCTGGATACAGCAGATCATTTCAAAGCAGACTCTTTTATCAGCGCTGAAGCTGATGATGTTTTTTGTGACCCGGAATATATTGATCTAATTGTGCATGAATTACAGACAAGTGAATATGACTATATTACCTGTAAAGGATTACCTTTCGGTGTAACTCCGACAGGTATCAGAGTTTCCGCTCTCAGGAAAATATGCGAAATTAAGGATGTTGATGACACACAGGGTCAGGAAAGATTTTTTACTAAAACTGGATTGTTTAATGTTAAGAATATTCAGGTCAAGAACGTGGAATTAAATCAGCCGGATCTAAGAATGACTTTGGACTATCAGGAGGATTATGAATTTTTTAGTACTGTTTTTGATCATCTTTATACGGAAGGGGGATTTTTTTCCTTAAGGGAAATTCTCCGGCTTCTCAAGGCCCATCCGGAAATTGTCCTGATAAATGAAAAAATGCAGGAAAAATACAGTCAACGTTATAATAACCTTTATGGATCAGTAAAATTAAAGGATAAATAA
- a CDS encoding IS66 family transposase: MKISWRFWAFYREMRAYKDNPSPEWALKIRKDFDELFNSETEYKELNLRIEKTHRNKDFLLTFLDHPHVPLHNNDAELGARAQVRHRDISLFTRNEKGKKVVDRNLTIVKTAKKLDINPFDHIAGLIINGHRQKSLAEIIACKNQKATLDDLKIEGKNSVAAKEDLSNVPVGQHRYISSNL; this comes from the coding sequence ATGAAGATTTCATGGAGGTTTTGGGCATTTTACAGAGAGATGAGAGCATATAAAGACAATCCATCTCCAGAGTGGGCATTAAAAATTAGAAAGGACTTTGATGAGTTATTTAACAGCGAGACTGAATATAAAGAGTTGAACCTAAGAATTGAGAAGACACACCGGAATAAAGACTTCTTACTCACATTCTTAGATCACCCTCACGTCCCTCTTCATAATAATGATGCTGAGCTTGGAGCACGAGCACAGGTCAGACATCGTGATATAAGCTTATTTACAAGAAATGAGAAAGGAAAAAAGGTCGTAGACAGAAATTTAACAATTGTTAAAACTGCTAAGAAGTTGGACATAAATCCCTTTGATCATATAGCCGGTTTGATCATAAATGGTCATAGACAAAAATCACTTGCTGAGATAATAGCATGCAAAAACCAGAAAGCAACCTTGGATGATCTTAAAATAGAGGGTAAAAATTCAGTTGCTGCAAAAGAGGACCTTTCAAATGTACCGGTAGGTCAACACAGATACATTTCATCCAACTTATAA
- a CDS encoding B12-binding domain-containing radical SAM protein — protein MKGKILFIVHDVYQKDNYFPSGVGYMAACLKANGYEVSVYCQDIYHYTNEELAEYLKKESFDIIGLGFLAARFKETVVELCKTINSHKKDAWLVLGGHGPSAIPEYILKTTSADIVAIGEGEETLVDLVNCKVNNGDISKIQGVAYNINGKISINERRKPIRKLDTIPFPEWSLFPMDEYTTCLKFYGMNPKDKSIPIITSRGCTNRCNFCYRLEKGIRFRSITNVYHIHNVR, from the coding sequence ATGAAGGGTAAAATTCTGTTTATTGTACATGATGTCTATCAAAAAGATAATTATTTTCCATCCGGTGTAGGATATATGGCTGCATGTTTAAAAGCCAATGGCTATGAAGTTAGTGTTTATTGTCAGGATATTTATCATTACACAAATGAGGAATTAGCTGAATATCTAAAAAAAGAGAGTTTTGATATTATCGGGCTTGGTTTTCTGGCAGCACGATTTAAAGAAACGGTAGTCGAATTATGTAAAACAATAAATTCACATAAGAAAGATGCCTGGCTTGTCCTTGGAGGACATGGCCCTTCTGCAATTCCTGAATATATTTTAAAAACCACCAGCGCTGATATTGTAGCTATTGGTGAAGGTGAAGAGACCCTCGTTGATCTTGTCAACTGTAAAGTGAATAACGGGGATATTTCAAAAATTCAGGGAGTTGCCTATAATATCAATGGAAAGATCAGTATTAATGAGCGAAGGAAACCAATCAGAAAACTGGACACAATTCCATTTCCTGAATGGTCCTTATTTCCTATGGATGAGTATACAACCTGTTTAAAATTTTATGGAATGAATCCTAAAGATAAATCAATTCCCATCATTACAAGTCGTGGTTGTACTAATCGTTGCAACTTTTGTTACCGTCTTGAAAAAGGAATTAGGTTCCGGAGTATTACAAATGTGTATCATATCCATAATGTGAGGTAA
- a CDS encoding class I SAM-dependent methyltransferase, translating to MKKTLDLGCGNRKKEGMIGIDINPNTDADIIHDLNIFPYPFEESTFDEIYADNVIEHLDNPIKVMEELHRISKSGASIIIKVPYFRSRYAFIDPTHRHFFTVESFTYFDPEHSHHTLFNYSEFMFETKKIIFDENLYPKNLRHPIHSILKYFCDKYPVFYEHHLSHLVPLDELTFYLKTIKLGKI from the coding sequence ATGAAAAAAACATTGGATTTGGGTTGTGGGAATAGAAAGAAAGAAGGTATGATTGGAATTGATATAAATCCTAATACTGATGCAGATATAATTCATGATCTTAATATTTTTCCTTATCCGTTTGAGGAATCTACTTTTGATGAAATATATGCTGATAATGTGATTGAACATCTTGATAATCCAATAAAAGTGATGGAGGAGTTACATCGTATCAGTAAAAGTGGTGCATCAATTATTATTAAAGTTCCATATTTTCGATCTAGGTATGCATTCATCGATCCTACCCATCGGCATTTTTTCACTGTAGAATCCTTCACATATTTCGATCCTGAGCATTCACATCACACACTTTTTAATTATTCTGAATTTATGTTTGAAACAAAAAAAATAATTTTTGACGAAAATTTATACCCAAAGAATTTGCGACATCCCATCCATTCAATACTGAAATACTTTTGTGACAAATATCCGGTGTTTTATGAGCATCATCTAAGTCATCTGGTCCCCTTAGATGAATTAACATTTTATCTTAAAACTATTAAACTGGGTAAAATATGA
- a CDS encoding B12-binding domain-containing radical SAM protein produces MNEKYGVSFFAMNDELFLSSKKRLFEFKESLEQNDLSIKYECQARVDIFDDEIAQCLKDSGCTFVNFGMESADQNVLDLMNKRTTVKQNTDAAKIARKHNIAYGLNILWGNLGDTEKSLKEDLQLIKDYNVYSQLRTIKPPTPYPGCDLYYEAINRNLLKGPDDFFNKFKNIDLMLVNFTDIPEEKFYSLLFEANKELIYDHFEKTEGDKKEAEEMIQTYHDLYFKGDVSFRGARHYDKITY; encoded by the coding sequence TTGAATGAAAAATATGGTGTCAGTTTTTTTGCAATGAACGATGAGTTATTTCTCTCCTCAAAAAAGCGACTCTTTGAATTTAAGGAATCTCTGGAACAAAATGATTTAAGCATCAAATATGAATGCCAAGCAAGAGTTGACATTTTTGATGATGAAATAGCTCAGTGTTTGAAGGATTCCGGGTGTACATTTGTAAATTTTGGAATGGAATCAGCAGATCAGAATGTCTTAGACTTAATGAATAAACGAACTACGGTAAAGCAAAATACTGATGCTGCTAAAATAGCAAGGAAACATAACATAGCATATGGACTGAATATCTTATGGGGTAATTTAGGAGATACAGAAAAATCTTTAAAAGAAGATTTGCAGTTAATAAAGGATTATAATGTGTACTCTCAATTAAGAACGATTAAACCGCCTACTCCTTATCCTGGCTGTGATTTATATTATGAAGCAATTAACCGGAATCTTCTAAAAGGCCCCGATGATTTTTTCAATAAATTCAAAAATATTGATTTAATGCTTGTAAATTTTACGGATATTCCTGAAGAGAAATTTTATTCACTCCTGTTTGAGGCAAATAAAGAGTTGATCTATGATCATTTCGAGAAAACAGAAGGAGATAAAAAAGAAGCAGAAGAGATGATTCAGACATACCATGACCTCTATTTCAAAGGAGATGTTTCATTCAGAGGTGCACGCCATTACGACAAAATTACTTATTAA
- a CDS encoding IS1634 family transposase, protein MPEKLDALPIINYFIDKLELDDILKCAMPHADPSNHIMPHISIGIVLRNIIAGRLALYNFKDWVDPFAPQLFHLNSEQVDYINDDRVGRALEKLFDADRASLMTEIVLKAVRKFDIEMDQFHNDSTSITFYGNYEDANGEDQRGKSTLNITHGHNKDHRPDLKQLVFDLTVSSDGAIPIHYKNYDGNRTDDTTHIDTWDTLRKIKGDTEFIYVADSKLCVTETMKHIDKEGGFFITILPKTRSEEKWFRDHVAENKVSWDEICKVQNPRDKKGQTITWKMVESPICSKEGFRIVWAWNSKKEEIDQNRRQKRIDKSILELEELQKRLESKRCRLKTKQAVSQEVETIIEATGTKRWIDVEIDEISKISYKQEKRGRPTKDTKYVANTKSPVPSEMENQ, encoded by the coding sequence ATGCCTGAAAAGCTTGATGCGCTACCAATTATCAATTATTTTATTGATAAACTTGAACTTGACGATATTTTGAAATGTGCAATGCCTCATGCAGATCCAAGTAATCATATTATGCCACATATCTCAATTGGCATCGTATTAAGAAATATAATTGCGGGACGACTGGCACTTTATAATTTCAAAGACTGGGTGGATCCATTTGCACCACAACTTTTTCATCTTAATTCGGAACAGGTTGATTACATCAATGATGACAGGGTTGGTAGGGCACTTGAAAAGCTATTTGATGCCGACAGAGCCAGTCTTATGACTGAAATTGTCTTAAAAGCAGTTCGTAAATTCGATATCGAAATGGATCAGTTTCACAATGATTCAACCTCAATAACTTTCTATGGTAACTATGAAGATGCAAACGGGGAAGACCAGCGTGGGAAATCAACACTTAACATTACCCATGGGCATAACAAAGATCACAGACCTGATCTTAAGCAGCTTGTATTTGATCTAACTGTTTCGTCTGACGGAGCTATACCTATACACTATAAAAATTACGATGGTAATCGAACGGACGATACAACACATATTGATACTTGGGATACGCTTAGGAAAATCAAAGGGGATACTGAGTTTATTTACGTGGCGGACAGTAAATTGTGTGTTACTGAAACAATGAAGCATATCGATAAAGAGGGAGGATTCTTTATCACCATTCTGCCGAAAACAAGGTCTGAGGAAAAATGGTTTAGGGATCATGTTGCCGAAAATAAGGTCTCATGGGATGAAATTTGTAAGGTTCAGAATCCAAGGGATAAGAAAGGACAAACCATTACGTGGAAAATGGTAGAATCGCCCATATGCTCAAAAGAGGGATTTAGAATTGTGTGGGCATGGAATTCCAAAAAAGAAGAAATTGACCAAAATCGCCGGCAAAAAAGGATAGATAAAAGTATTTTGGAACTTGAGGAATTGCAAAAGAGATTAGAAAGTAAGCGATGCCGCCTGAAAACAAAACAGGCAGTATCACAAGAAGTAGAGACTATTATAGAAGCAACAGGCACAAAGCGCTGGATTGATGTGGAAATAGATGAAATAAGCAAAATATCCTATAAACAGGAAAAGAGAGGACGGCCAACGAAAGATACCAAATATGTAGCTAATACTAAAAGTCCAGTACCAAGTGAAATGGAAAATCAATGA
- a CDS encoding IS66 family transposase has protein sequence MSNGIFKELESVITPDRIDNSPDKDIIYLLISAFEELSAKYDKLYEEHLQLRDDYNHLIGEQGRPEAAKKGKRKGGSGNKNHSTEEERSKKEKSDQNNPNKGRGKRNHKIEIHEEKIWYSDKNKLPKDAVFKGFSELIIQDIEIRPRNTKFLLEKYYSPSEGRYLLTDRPQGYGGEFGPGIKALIIECKAICGMSENGIRAFLNNHGIFIAQSTISRKLTEKNEVLDKESEDILKEGIKSSDYLQTDTTGANVNGTQYNTHIFSNHNFTAFRTSPKKDRISIVKHIMEVLEPKYLFNEFAFEHLSNLRTAKKWIKKLRENIYNSCFSEFELENSLVELFGQEGFKTLKKRVTEAGLIAYYRSQKDYPVPKILLTDDAPQYDNITEEHQLCWVHEARHYKKLKPKTAVMRKVHEDFMDRFWAFYREMRAYKDNPSPEWALKIRKDFDELFNSETEYKELNLRIEKTHRNKDFLLTFLDHPHVPLHNNDAELGARAQVRHRDISLFTRNEKGTNVVDRNLTIVKTAKKLDINPFDHIAGLIINGHRQKSLAEIIACKNQKATLDDLKIEGKNSVATKEDLSNVPVGQHRYISSNL, from the coding sequence ATGTCAAATGGTATCTTCAAAGAATTAGAATCCGTAATAACTCCTGATCGGATAGATAATTCTCCGGATAAAGACATAATATATTTGCTCATCTCAGCCTTTGAGGAACTATCTGCAAAATACGATAAATTATATGAAGAGCATCTTCAACTCAGAGATGATTACAATCATCTAATTGGTGAACAGGGTAGGCCGGAAGCCGCAAAAAAAGGAAAAAGAAAAGGGGGTTCTGGCAATAAAAATCATTCTACTGAGGAGGAACGCTCAAAAAAAGAGAAATCAGATCAAAATAATCCAAATAAAGGCAGAGGAAAACGTAATCATAAAATCGAAATCCATGAAGAAAAGATCTGGTACTCTGACAAAAATAAACTTCCGAAAGATGCAGTTTTTAAAGGCTTTTCTGAATTAATCATACAGGACATTGAAATTCGTCCGAGAAATACAAAGTTTTTACTTGAAAAATATTATTCCCCTTCAGAAGGAAGATATCTCTTAACTGATCGACCTCAAGGATATGGTGGAGAATTTGGTCCTGGAATAAAGGCACTTATTATTGAATGCAAAGCAATTTGTGGAATGAGTGAAAATGGAATTAGAGCCTTTTTAAATAACCATGGTATCTTTATAGCCCAATCTACAATCTCAAGGAAATTAACTGAAAAGAATGAGGTTTTAGATAAAGAATCGGAAGATATACTAAAAGAAGGAATAAAGTCCTCCGATTACCTCCAGACAGATACAACTGGAGCTAATGTAAATGGCACTCAATATAATACACATATCTTTTCAAACCATAATTTCACAGCATTTAGAACTTCTCCAAAAAAGGATAGAATTAGCATAGTTAAGCACATTATGGAAGTTTTAGAACCCAAGTACCTATTCAATGAGTTTGCCTTTGAACATTTATCCAATCTTAGAACCGCAAAAAAATGGATCAAAAAACTTAGAGAAAATATTTACAACTCTTGCTTTAGTGAATTTGAATTAGAAAATAGTTTGGTTGAGTTATTTGGTCAAGAAGGATTTAAAACGCTTAAAAAGCGAGTTACTGAGGCTGGATTGATTGCTTATTACAGATCACAGAAAGATTACCCAGTTCCAAAAATTCTTCTTACAGATGATGCACCCCAATACGACAATATCACTGAAGAACACCAGTTATGTTGGGTTCATGAAGCCAGACACTATAAAAAATTAAAACCTAAAACTGCTGTAATGAGAAAAGTCCATGAAGATTTCATGGATCGGTTTTGGGCATTTTACAGAGAGATGAGAGCATATAAAGACAATCCATCTCCAGAGTGGGCATTAAAAATTAGAAAGGACTTTGATGAGTTATTTAACAGCGAGACTGAATATAAAGAGTTGAACCTAAGAATTGAGAAGACACACCGGAATAAAGACTTCTTACTCACATTCTTAGATCACCCTCACGTCCCTCTTCATAATAATGATGCTGAGCTTGGAGCACGAGCACAGGTCAGACATCGTGATATAAGCTTATTTACAAGAAATGAGAAAGGAACAAATGTTGTAGACAGAAATTTAACAATTGTTAAAACTGCTAAGAAGTTGGACATAAATCCCTTTGATCATATAGCCGGTTTGATCATAAATGGTCATAGACAAAAATCACTTGCTGAGATAATAGCATGCAAAAACCAGAAAGCAACCTTGGATGATCTTAAAATAGAGGGTAAAAATTCAGTTGCTACAAAAGAGGACCTTTCAAATGTACCGGTAGGTCAACACAGATACATTTCATCCAACTTATAA
- a CDS encoding DUF2080 family transposase-associated protein — protein sequence MRKVDVVEKNFTLQEEVEVVYEKKVTPFGNSAKVDVPKKYRGWRAYVIVVKE from the coding sequence GTGAGAAAAGTAGATGTTGTTGAGAAGAATTTCACCTTACAGGAAGAAGTAGAAGTAGTTTATGAAAAGAAAGTTACACCGTTTGGCAACTCTGCTAAAGTCGATGTACCAAAAAAATACAGAGGCTGGAGAGCATATGTCATTGTTGTAAAGGAATGA
- a CDS encoding N-acetylneuraminate synthase family protein, whose amino-acid sequence MDFENLESPYFIGEIGINHNGDLQIAKKLMDAVFACGWDCVKFQKRNPDVCVPEKQKNVIRDTPWGKMTYLDYKYKVEFGKTEYDYINKYCKEKPLNWTTSVWDLDSLQFTINYDVPFIKIPSALLTNLELLKEAAQTDIPLIVSTGMSTFEEIDTAINLITKHGAKPVLMHTNSSYPTPNSELNLNLIPVLKKRYDCIIGYSGHEYDLEPTVIAVALGAQVIERHITISHNLWGTDQKSSLEVHAMDLLKKRANEIWNMLGSSDKVVTPSEIPIREKLRIS is encoded by the coding sequence ATGGATTTTGAAAACTTAGAAAGCCCATATTTTATTGGAGAAATTGGCATTAATCATAATGGTGATCTTCAAATTGCCAAAAAACTAATGGACGCCGTTTTTGCATGTGGCTGGGATTGCGTCAAATTCCAAAAGAGAAATCCCGATGTCTGTGTTCCGGAAAAACAAAAAAATGTAATTCGTGATACTCCCTGGGGTAAGATGACCTATCTTGACTATAAATATAAAGTTGAATTTGGGAAAACCGAATATGATTATATCAATAAGTACTGCAAAGAAAAACCTCTTAACTGGACAACGTCAGTATGGGATTTGGATAGCTTGCAGTTTACAATAAATTATGATGTACCATTTATCAAAATACCTTCTGCTCTGCTTACAAATCTTGAGCTGTTAAAAGAGGCAGCCCAGACTGATATTCCCCTTATAGTTTCAACGGGAATGTCTACATTTGAGGAAATCGACACAGCTATAAATTTAATTACAAAACATGGAGCAAAACCTGTTTTGATGCATACAAATTCCAGTTATCCTACACCCAATTCTGAATTAAATCTGAATCTTATCCCTGTGCTAAAAAAGAGATACGATTGTATAATTGGTTATTCTGGACATGAATATGATTTGGAACCAACAGTTATTGCAGTGGCCTTGGGAGCTCAGGTAATTGAACGGCATATTACTATTTCGCACAATCTGTGGGGGACTGATCAAAAATCAAGTCTGGAAGTTCACGCAATGGATCTGCTTAAAAAAAGGGCAAATGAAATATGGAATATGCTTGGTTCTTCTGACAAGGTTGTAACTCCCAGTGAAATACCTATTCGGGAAAAATTACGAATTTCCTGA
- a CDS encoding IS1634 family transposase has protein sequence MVAIVHQTDKRSGITYAYRSVSYWDKEKKQSRAKRTLIGRVDKETGKIVPTDGRNRKKKEGNPPVKRNTKRVEEAHRSFYGATYLLDAIGEKLGLIQDLKQCFPDTYEQILSVVYYLILEDSTPLYRFEKWGLLHKHPYGKDITSQRSSELFSSITEANKLQFFRLQGKRRMDNEFWAYDTTSLSSYSETLRQVQYGRNKEHDKLAQLNLALVFGQESNLPFYYRKLAGNIPDSKTITRLLEELDILDHSRVKLVLDRGFYSEVNINNLFKNHVKFLAGVRMSLKFVYGELDAVYDTFRSFERYSENYELYCQTVRTTWNYTQERPYKGDNLQESRRLYIHYFYNIDQAAEDEKNFDRKLIALKKELESGERVPGHAKLYKQYFITKTTPKRGTKAQIIDENVIKAKRYFGFFALITNEKMDAVTALELYRNKDVVEKAFGNLKERLNMRRTLVSSEQSLDGKLFVQFVALIYLSYLKKQMQDHNLFRNYTLPGMLDKLDVIECFEQPGKSLRVGEILDKQEQLYRDLGVTPPTSL, from the coding sequence ATGGTCGCAATAGTTCACCAAACAGACAAAAGATCCGGGATAACCTATGCTTACCGCTCTGTATCATACTGGGACAAGGAAAAGAAACAGTCACGTGCCAAACGTACCCTTATTGGGCGTGTAGACAAAGAGACAGGTAAAATAGTCCCCACTGATGGACGCAACAGGAAGAAAAAAGAAGGTAATCCGCCTGTGAAACGTAATACAAAGAGGGTTGAGGAAGCACATCGTTCATTCTACGGAGCCACATATCTACTGGATGCTATTGGTGAGAAATTAGGTCTCATTCAGGATCTGAAACAGTGTTTCCCCGACACATATGAGCAAATCTTATCCGTTGTGTACTATTTAATCCTTGAAGACAGCACTCCGCTATACCGTTTTGAGAAGTGGGGACTCCTACATAAGCATCCTTATGGCAAAGACATCACCTCACAACGCAGTAGTGAACTGTTTTCCAGCATTACCGAGGCAAATAAACTACAGTTCTTCAGACTTCAGGGAAAGAGAAGGATGGATAATGAATTCTGGGCTTATGATACAACATCTCTGTCCAGCTATTCAGAAACCCTCAGGCAGGTACAGTATGGTCGCAACAAGGAGCACGACAAACTGGCACAGCTGAATCTTGCTCTGGTCTTTGGACAGGAGTCCAATCTCCCTTTCTATTACAGAAAACTCGCAGGTAATATCCCGGATTCAAAGACCATTACACGCCTGCTTGAAGAGCTGGATATTCTTGATCACTCAAGAGTTAAACTGGTTCTTGACCGGGGCTTTTACAGTGAGGTCAATATCAACAACCTGTTTAAGAATCACGTGAAGTTCCTTGCAGGTGTCAGAATGTCTCTGAAATTTGTCTATGGAGAACTTGATGCAGTCTATGACACTTTTAGGAGCTTTGAACGTTACAGTGAGAATTACGAACTGTATTGCCAGACTGTCCGGACCACCTGGAATTATACACAAGAGCGTCCTTACAAAGGAGATAATCTTCAGGAATCACGCCGTCTTTACATCCACTATTTCTACAATATTGACCAGGCAGCCGAAGATGAGAAAAACTTCGACCGAAAGCTAATCGCACTAAAAAAGGAACTGGAGTCAGGAGAGCGTGTTCCAGGACACGCTAAACTTTACAAGCAGTACTTCATTACCAAAACAACACCTAAGAGAGGAACAAAGGCACAGATTATTGATGAAAATGTCATCAAAGCCAAGCGATATTTTGGGTTTTTTGCTCTGATTACCAATGAAAAGATGGATGCAGTAACTGCTCTTGAACTCTACCGCAACAAAGATGTGGTTGAAAAGGCCTTTGGAAATCTCAAAGAACGCCTGAATATGCGCCGTACACTCGTTTCTTCAGAACAGAGCCTTGATGGGAAACTGTTTGTGCAGTTTGTGGCACTGATCTACTTATCTTATCTCAAAAAGCAGATGCAGGATCATAACCTTTTCAGGAATTACACATTGCCTGGTATGTTGGACAAACTGGATGTCATCGAGTGTTTTGAACAACCAGGAAAATCTCTCAGAGTGGGTGAGATACTCGATAAACAGGAGCAGCTGTACCGGGACCTGGGGGTGACACCACCCACATCGTTATGA
- a CDS encoding methyltransferase domain-containing protein encodes MIQKVKKIFDHIMLNPTYVSTKKIEQVLKKSKLLNCNKILDVGCGDKKYHKLFSSSSYIGLEYPSNTEDHPVDIKLPDIWGDARKLPFKDNYFEALICFQVLEHIPETSEIIQEFNRVLMLDGKLIISVPHSYRIHESPYDFWRFTKYGLIYLLLKNGFEIIQIEPTTNSFYNAWNILLTTLFQPNVKCTKLKIAILTLTMYFLKLTVYNMDDQKEWENPVDWIVIAKKSK; translated from the coding sequence ATGATACAAAAGGTTAAAAAAATATTTGATCATATTATGTTGAACCCAACATATGTCAGTACAAAAAAAATAGAACAGGTTCTTAAAAAAAGTAAACTCTTAAATTGCAATAAAATATTGGATGTTGGTTGCGGTGACAAAAAATATCATAAATTATTCAGCTCTTCGTCTTATATTGGATTAGAATATCCTTCAAACACAGAAGATCACCCTGTTGACATAAAATTACCTGACATATGGGGTGATGCCCGTAAATTACCATTTAAAGATAATTATTTTGAAGCATTGATTTGTTTCCAGGTATTAGAACATATCCCTGAAACATCAGAGATAATTCAAGAGTTCAACAGAGTATTAATGCTTGATGGTAAATTGATTATCTCAGTTCCCCATTCTTATCGTATTCATGAATCACCGTATGATTTTTGGAGATTTACAAAATATGGTCTAATATATTTACTATTAAAAAATGGATTTGAAATTATCCAGATTGAACCAACAACGAATAGTTTTTACAATGCATGGAATATTTTATTAACTACTCTTTTTCAACCAAATGTAAAATGTACAAAACTAAAAATAGCTATTTTGACATTGACGATGTATTTTTTGAAATTAACTGTTTATAATATGGATGACCAGAAAGAATGGGAAAATCCTGTTGATTGGATTGTAATTGCAAAAAAAAGTAAGTAA